One Choloepus didactylus isolate mChoDid1 chromosome 8, mChoDid1.pri, whole genome shotgun sequence DNA window includes the following coding sequences:
- the NOP2 gene encoding probable 28S rRNA (cytosine(4447)-C(5))-methyltransferase isoform X2 encodes MGRKLDPTKKEKRGPGRKARKQKGAETELARFLPAAGDENSKRLSSRARKRAAKRRLGSAQAPERNKSPGATLPGKLPKGAVQTPGKKGPQFLLNADQGRKRPAPTHSSDDEEEEDSEEDGEVNQGDLWGSEDNDSDADMVDDYGADSNSGEEGEELLPIERAAQKQKAQETAAGGQWSEEETDEEEEEKKVSTELGPAKDGELDGDLQINVDEEELFMLPPAGEMEQSAQVPDLQRVHKRIQDIVGVLRDLGTQREEGRSRSEYLNQLQKDLAAYYSYGDFLLGKLMDLFPLSELVEFLEANEVPRPITLRTNTLKTRRRDLAQALINRGVNLDPLGKWSKTGLVVYDSSVPIGATPEYLAGHYMLQGASSMLPVMALAPQEHERILDMCCAPGGKTSYIAQLMKNTGVILANDANAERLKSVVGNLHRLGVTNTIISHYDGRQFPKVVGGFDRVLLDAPCSGTGVISKDPAVKTNKDEKDILRCAHLQKELLLSAIDSVNATSKTGGYLVYCTCSIMVEENEWVVDYALKKRNVRLVPTGLDFGQEGFTRFRERRFHPTLRSTRRFYPHTHNMDGFFIAKFKKFSNSIPQSQTATGNSASATPTNVLSPDLKSQVAPTPENSSQPAKKARGAGKAKHLQKPHHPKKATFQKQNGMSKGADSELSTVPSVAKAQASSKLQDSNLPAKKAKVMGEPQVKLKQKSPNQEVAFLKQNAPPKGTDPEMPMVLSFSKAQATLTPGYSGKPLEKGPLKKAALQKQKGTPKRPQTSTINPLSLSRPPPAKRRRSQSRGNSQ; translated from the exons ATGGGGCGCAAGTTGGACCCTACCAAGAAGGAGAAGCGCGGGCCGGGCCGAAAGGCCCGTAAACAGAAAGGTGCCGAGACGGAGCTCGCCAGATTCTTGCCTGCAG ccgGTGATGAAAATTCCAAGCGGCTGTCGAGTCGTGCTCGAAAGAG GGCAGCCAAGAGGAGGTTGGGCTCTGCTCAAGCCCCTGAGAGGAATAAGTCTCCTGGGGCTACATTGCCTGGAAAGCTGCCAAAAG GAGCTGTCCAGACACCTGGTAAGAAAGGGCCCCAGTTCTTACTCAACGCTGATCAGGGCAGGAAGCGCCCGGCACCAACCCATAGCagtgatgatgaggaggaggaagactcTGAAGAAGATGGAGAGGTGAACCAGGGGGACCTCTGGGGCTCTGAGGACAATGACAGTGATGCTGACATGGTAGATGACTATGGAGCTGATTCCAACTCAGGGGAGGAAGGTGAAGAG TTGCTGCCCATTGAAAGGGCTGCTCAGAAGCAGAAGGCCCAGGAAACTGCTGCTGG GGGCCAGTGGAGTGAGGAGGAGACtgatgaagaggaggaagagaagaaagtgtCCACTGAGCTGGGCCCCGCAAAGGATGGCGAGCTGGATGGAGACCTGCAGATCAATGTGGATGAGGAGGAGCTGTTTATGCTGCCCCCTGCTGGGGAGATGgaacaga GTGCCCAGGTGCCAGACCTGCAGCGAGTTCACAAGCGCATCCAGGATATAGTGGGAGTGCTGCGAGATTTGGGGACACAGCGGGAGGAAGGTCGATCTCGTTCAGAATATCTGAACCAGCTTCAAAAGGATCTGGCCGCCTATTACTCCTATGGAGACTTTCTTCTTGGCAAGCTCATGGACCTCTTCCCTCTGTCTGAG CTGGTAGAGTTCTTAGAAGCTAATGAGGTGCCGCGGCCCATCACCCTCCGGACCAACACCTTAAAAACCCGGCGCCGGGACCTTGCTCAG GCTCTAATCAATCGTGGGGTTAACCTGGATCCCCTGGGCAAGTGGTCCAAGACTGGACTAGTGGTATATGATTCTTCGGTGCCCATTG GTGCTACTCCTGAGTACCTTGCTGGCCACTACATGCTACAGGGAGCATCTAGCATGCTGCCCGTCATGGCCTTGGCACCCCAGGAACATGAGCGGATCCTGGACATGTGTTGTGCCCCTGGAGGAAAGACCAGCTACATAG CCCAGCTGATGAAGAATACAGGTGTGATCCTGGCCAACGATGCCAATGCTGAGCGGCTCAAGAGTGTTGTGGGCAACCTGCACCGGTTGGGAGTCACCAACACCATCATCAGCCACTACGATGGGCGCCAGTTCCCAAAG GTGGTGGGGGGCTTTGACCGAGTACTGCTGGATGCTCCCTGCAGTGGCACTGGGGTCATCTCCAAGGACCCAGCTGTGAAGACTAACAAG GATGAGAAGGACATCCTACGCTGTGCCCACCTTCAGAAGGAGTTGCTTCTGAGTGCTATTGACTCTGTCAATGCCACCTCCAAGACGGGAGGCTACCTTGTCTACTGCACCTGCTCTATCATG GTGGAGGAGAATGAGTGGGTGGTGGACTATGCTCTGAAAAAGAGGAACGTGCGGCTGGTGCCCACGGGTCTTGACTTTGGCCAGGAAGGTTTTACCCGCTTTCGAGAAAGGCGCTTCCACCCCACTCTGCGTTCCACCCGCCGCTTCTACCCTCATACCCACAATATGGATGGTTTCTTTATtgccaagttcaagaaattctcTAATTCTATTCCTCAGTCCCAGACAG CTACAGGAAATTCTGCATCGGCCACCCCTACAAACGTACTCTCTCCTGACCTGAAGAGTCAGGTTGCCCCCACGCCTGAGAacagcagccagccagccaaGAAGGCCAGAGGTGCTGGGAAGGCAAAGCATTTGCAGAAACCGCACCATCCCAAGAAGGCCACCTTCCAGAAGCAGAATGGCATGTCCAAAGGGGCAGACTCAGAATTGTCTACTGTACCTTCTGTTGCAAAGGCCCAAGCTTCCTCCAAGCTCCAGGACAGCAATCTGCCAGCCAAAAAAGCTAAAGTGATGGGAGAACCACAGGTGAAGCTAAAGCAAAAATCACCTAATCAGGAAGTTGCCTTCCTTAAGCAGAATGCCCCTCCCAAGGGCACGGACCCAGAAATGCCCATGGTGCTATCCTTCTCTAAGGCTCAGGCCACCCTGACGCCTGGATACTCTGGTAAGCCTCTTGAGAAAGGACCTTTAAAGAAAGCTGCCTTGCAAAAACAGAAGGGCACCCCCAAAAGACCTCAGACTTCCACCATCAACCCCCTCAGTCTCAGCCGGCCCCCGCCAGCAAAGAGGAGGCGATCTCAGTCAAGAGGGAACAGCCAGTAA
- the NOP2 gene encoding probable 28S rRNA (cytosine(4447)-C(5))-methyltransferase isoform X1 encodes MGRKLDPTKKEKRGPGRKARKQKGAETELARFLPAAGDENSKRLSSRARKRAAKRRLGSAQAPERNKSPGATLPGKLPKGISAGAVQTPGKKGPQFLLNADQGRKRPAPTHSSDDEEEEDSEEDGEVNQGDLWGSEDNDSDADMVDDYGADSNSGEEGEELLPIERAAQKQKAQETAAGGQWSEEETDEEEEEKKVSTELGPAKDGELDGDLQINVDEEELFMLPPAGEMEQSAQVPDLQRVHKRIQDIVGVLRDLGTQREEGRSRSEYLNQLQKDLAAYYSYGDFLLGKLMDLFPLSELVEFLEANEVPRPITLRTNTLKTRRRDLAQALINRGVNLDPLGKWSKTGLVVYDSSVPIGATPEYLAGHYMLQGASSMLPVMALAPQEHERILDMCCAPGGKTSYIAQLMKNTGVILANDANAERLKSVVGNLHRLGVTNTIISHYDGRQFPKVVGGFDRVLLDAPCSGTGVISKDPAVKTNKDEKDILRCAHLQKELLLSAIDSVNATSKTGGYLVYCTCSIMVEENEWVVDYALKKRNVRLVPTGLDFGQEGFTRFRERRFHPTLRSTRRFYPHTHNMDGFFIAKFKKFSNSIPQSQTATGNSASATPTNVLSPDLKSQVAPTPENSSQPAKKARGAGKAKHLQKPHHPKKATFQKQNGMSKGADSELSTVPSVAKAQASSKLQDSNLPAKKAKVMGEPQVKLKQKSPNQEVAFLKQNAPPKGTDPEMPMVLSFSKAQATLTPGYSGKPLEKGPLKKAALQKQKGTPKRPQTSTINPLSLSRPPPAKRRRSQSRGNSQ; translated from the exons ATGGGGCGCAAGTTGGACCCTACCAAGAAGGAGAAGCGCGGGCCGGGCCGAAAGGCCCGTAAACAGAAAGGTGCCGAGACGGAGCTCGCCAGATTCTTGCCTGCAG ccgGTGATGAAAATTCCAAGCGGCTGTCGAGTCGTGCTCGAAAGAG GGCAGCCAAGAGGAGGTTGGGCTCTGCTCAAGCCCCTGAGAGGAATAAGTCTCCTGGGGCTACATTGCCTGGAAAGCTGCCAAAAG GAATCTCTGCAGGAGCTGTCCAGACACCTGGTAAGAAAGGGCCCCAGTTCTTACTCAACGCTGATCAGGGCAGGAAGCGCCCGGCACCAACCCATAGCagtgatgatgaggaggaggaagactcTGAAGAAGATGGAGAGGTGAACCAGGGGGACCTCTGGGGCTCTGAGGACAATGACAGTGATGCTGACATGGTAGATGACTATGGAGCTGATTCCAACTCAGGGGAGGAAGGTGAAGAG TTGCTGCCCATTGAAAGGGCTGCTCAGAAGCAGAAGGCCCAGGAAACTGCTGCTGG GGGCCAGTGGAGTGAGGAGGAGACtgatgaagaggaggaagagaagaaagtgtCCACTGAGCTGGGCCCCGCAAAGGATGGCGAGCTGGATGGAGACCTGCAGATCAATGTGGATGAGGAGGAGCTGTTTATGCTGCCCCCTGCTGGGGAGATGgaacaga GTGCCCAGGTGCCAGACCTGCAGCGAGTTCACAAGCGCATCCAGGATATAGTGGGAGTGCTGCGAGATTTGGGGACACAGCGGGAGGAAGGTCGATCTCGTTCAGAATATCTGAACCAGCTTCAAAAGGATCTGGCCGCCTATTACTCCTATGGAGACTTTCTTCTTGGCAAGCTCATGGACCTCTTCCCTCTGTCTGAG CTGGTAGAGTTCTTAGAAGCTAATGAGGTGCCGCGGCCCATCACCCTCCGGACCAACACCTTAAAAACCCGGCGCCGGGACCTTGCTCAG GCTCTAATCAATCGTGGGGTTAACCTGGATCCCCTGGGCAAGTGGTCCAAGACTGGACTAGTGGTATATGATTCTTCGGTGCCCATTG GTGCTACTCCTGAGTACCTTGCTGGCCACTACATGCTACAGGGAGCATCTAGCATGCTGCCCGTCATGGCCTTGGCACCCCAGGAACATGAGCGGATCCTGGACATGTGTTGTGCCCCTGGAGGAAAGACCAGCTACATAG CCCAGCTGATGAAGAATACAGGTGTGATCCTGGCCAACGATGCCAATGCTGAGCGGCTCAAGAGTGTTGTGGGCAACCTGCACCGGTTGGGAGTCACCAACACCATCATCAGCCACTACGATGGGCGCCAGTTCCCAAAG GTGGTGGGGGGCTTTGACCGAGTACTGCTGGATGCTCCCTGCAGTGGCACTGGGGTCATCTCCAAGGACCCAGCTGTGAAGACTAACAAG GATGAGAAGGACATCCTACGCTGTGCCCACCTTCAGAAGGAGTTGCTTCTGAGTGCTATTGACTCTGTCAATGCCACCTCCAAGACGGGAGGCTACCTTGTCTACTGCACCTGCTCTATCATG GTGGAGGAGAATGAGTGGGTGGTGGACTATGCTCTGAAAAAGAGGAACGTGCGGCTGGTGCCCACGGGTCTTGACTTTGGCCAGGAAGGTTTTACCCGCTTTCGAGAAAGGCGCTTCCACCCCACTCTGCGTTCCACCCGCCGCTTCTACCCTCATACCCACAATATGGATGGTTTCTTTATtgccaagttcaagaaattctcTAATTCTATTCCTCAGTCCCAGACAG CTACAGGAAATTCTGCATCGGCCACCCCTACAAACGTACTCTCTCCTGACCTGAAGAGTCAGGTTGCCCCCACGCCTGAGAacagcagccagccagccaaGAAGGCCAGAGGTGCTGGGAAGGCAAAGCATTTGCAGAAACCGCACCATCCCAAGAAGGCCACCTTCCAGAAGCAGAATGGCATGTCCAAAGGGGCAGACTCAGAATTGTCTACTGTACCTTCTGTTGCAAAGGCCCAAGCTTCCTCCAAGCTCCAGGACAGCAATCTGCCAGCCAAAAAAGCTAAAGTGATGGGAGAACCACAGGTGAAGCTAAAGCAAAAATCACCTAATCAGGAAGTTGCCTTCCTTAAGCAGAATGCCCCTCCCAAGGGCACGGACCCAGAAATGCCCATGGTGCTATCCTTCTCTAAGGCTCAGGCCACCCTGACGCCTGGATACTCTGGTAAGCCTCTTGAGAAAGGACCTTTAAAGAAAGCTGCCTTGCAAAAACAGAAGGGCACCCCCAAAAGACCTCAGACTTCCACCATCAACCCCCTCAGTCTCAGCCGGCCCCCGCCAGCAAAGAGGAGGCGATCTCAGTCAAGAGGGAACAGCCAGTAA